A genomic region of Elephas maximus indicus isolate mEleMax1 chromosome 10, mEleMax1 primary haplotype, whole genome shotgun sequence contains the following coding sequences:
- the INF2 gene encoding inverted formin-2 isoform X5, whose amino-acid sequence MSELANSDNVPYVVTLLSVINALILGPEDLRTRSQLRNEFVGLKLLDVLTRLRDTEDADLLIQLEAFEESKAEDEEELLRAGGGVDMSSHQEVFASLFHKVSCSPVSAQLLSVLQGLLHLEPTCRSSQLLWEALESLVNRAVLLASDAQECTLEEVMERLLSTKGRPRPRPLDWAHKSVQADLGLHQMGSCPQNSSAPKVDPEGQWPAAAAPTYLQDTKALSTSGGAALQQTALEPRPPTPPPPPPLPPPLPSLGATPPPPPPPPPPPPPLPPPPGLGATSLSLPPPPPLPGLATSFPLPPPAPPLPGLSGPPPPPPLPLQGMGGPPPPPPLPGFPMTAIPPAADGVEEVIVVQVDHGLGSAWVPRHRQVNPPTLRMKKLNWQKLPSNVAQEHHSMWASLGSLGPEEVEPDFSSIEQLFSFPVAQPKGTTVAAPARKEPKEITFLDSKKSLNLNIFLKQFKCSNEELAAMIRAGDTTKFDVEILKQLLKLLPEKHEVENLQTFKEDRAKLASADQFYLLLLEIPCYRLRLDCMLLCEETAIVLDMVRPKAQLMLAACESLLTSRQLPIFCRLILKIGNFLNYGSHTGDADGFKINTLLKLTETKANQSRVTLLHHVLEEVEQNHPDLLQLPQDLEQASQAAGINLEVIRSEASANLKKLLETERKVLASIPEVQEQYAERLQTSIEACRLLDEVFAAIEQKKLELASYLCEDTQQLSLEDTFCTMKTFRDLFLRALKENKDRKEQAAKAERRKKQLAEEEAQRPRGEDGKPVRRGAGQQEEVCVIDALLADIRKGFQLRKTARSRADMEGGSKAVADSARDRKPAATSSPREGPTHPASELDLASAVASEPRAWDLMDATLPHPQPSAETGSPGPLERRSSWYMDASDSLATEDPQNPQPSAGPWPVALGDAQAPKPLKFSSDKLLSTADSGQGTREPTTLQGACQADANAFTPSTSLLPAGSIGGGDEEDVAPESALDTSLDRSFSEEAVTDSSGSGSLPKARSAKGTGRRRKKRPSRNQEGNGASSPTFPSQNRRRYVGMSRGLGAWATRAPASLRQLSAPAPQQWALQT is encoded by the exons GTGAGCTGCTCACCAGTGTCTGCCCAGCTGCTGTCGGTACTTCAGGGCCTCCTGCACCTGGAGCCCACCTGCCGCTCCAGCCAGCTGCTCTGGGAGGCACTGGAAAGCCTGGTCAACCGGGCCGTACTCCTGGCCAGTGATG CCCAGGAATGCACCCTGGAGGAGGTGATGGAGAGGCTCCTGTCTACCAAGGGGCGACCCCGGCCTCGCCCCCTGGACTGGGCCCACAAGAGCGTCCAGGCTGACCTGGGCCTGCATCAGATGGGCAGCTGCCCCCAGAACTCAAGTGCCCCAAAGGTGGACCCGGAGGGCCAGTggccagcagcagcagccccCACCTACCTGCAGGACACTAAGGCCTTGAGCACAAGTGGGGGTGCAGCTCTGCAGCAGACAGCTCTGGAGCCGCGGccacccaccccaccaccaccgccGCCTCTGCCACCCCCCCTACCAAGCCTGGGGGCCACGCCTCCCCCTCcgccacctccacctccgccGCCTCCGCCACTGCCACCCCCGCCAGGCCTGGGGGCCACATCTCTCTCTCTACCACCCCCGCCACCCCTGCCAGGCCTGGCGACATCGTTTCCCCTACCCCCTCCAGCACCCCCACTACCTGGCCTCTCTGGACCTCCCCCTCCACCACCCCTACCACTCCAGGGCATGGGgggcccccctccacccccacccctgccaggcTTTCCCATGACCGCCATCCCACCGGCAGCAGATGGCGTGGAGGAGGTCATTGTGGTCCAGGTGGACCACGGCCTGGGCTCGGCCTGGGTGCCTAGGCACCGGCAGGTGAACCCGCCCACACTGCGTATGAAGAAGCTCAACTGGCAGAAGCTGCCGTCCAACGTGGCCCAGG AGCACCACTCCATGTGGGCGTCGCTGGGCAGCCTGGGCCCGGAGGAGGTGGAGCCCGACTTCTCTAGCATCGAGCAGCTCTTCTCCTTCCCAGTGGCCCAACCTAAGGGAACAACAGTGGCTGCCCCAGCCAGGAAGGAGCCCAAGGAG ATCACTTTTCTGGACTCCAAGAAGAGCCTGAACCTCAACATCTTCCTGAAGCAGTTCAAGTG cTCCAATGAGGAGCTCGCCGCCATGATCCGTGCTGGGGACACCACCAAGTTCGACGTGGAGATTCTCAAACAGCTCCTCAAACTGCTTCCTGAGAAGCATGAA GTTGAAAACCTGCAGACCTTCAAGGAGGATCGCGCCAAGCTGGCCAGTGCCGACCAGTTCTACCTGCTGCTGCTGGAGATTCCCTG CTACCGGCTGCGTCTCGACTGCATGCTGCTCTGCGAAGAGACGGCCATTGTGCTGGACATGGTGCGGCCCAAGGCCCAGCTAATGCTGGCCGCCTGCGAGA GCCTGCTCACCAGCCGCCAGCTGCCCATCTTCTGCCGGCTGATCCTCAAGATTGGGAACTTCCTCAATTAC GGCAGCCACACGGGGGACGCCGACGGCTTCAAGATTAACACGCTGCTGAAGCTGACGGAGACCAAGGCCAATCAGAGCCGCGTGACGCTGCTGCACCACGTGCTGGAg GAGGTGGAGCAGAACCACCCGGACCTCCTGCAGCTGCCCCAGGACCTAGAGCAGGCCTCCCAGGCGGCGGG GATCAACCTTGAGGTCATCCGCTCAGAGGCCAGTGCCAACCTGAAGAAGCTTCTGGAGACGGAGCGGAAGGTGTTGGCCTCCATTCCTGAGGTTCAGGAGCAGTACGCTGAGCGCCTGCAG ACTAGCATCGAGGCTTGCCGGCTGCTCGATGAGGTATTTGCAGCCATTGAGCAGAAGAAGCTAGAGCTGGCCAGCTACCTGTGTGAGGACACGCAGCAGCTGTCCCTGGAGGACACCTTCTGCACCATGAAGACCTTCCGGGACCTCTTCCTCCGCGCCCTGAAG GAGAACAAAGACCGGAAGGAGCAGGCGGCCAAGGCTGAAAGGAGGAAGAAGCAGCTTGCAGAGGAGGAGGCTCAGAGGCCACGGGGCGAGGATGGGAAGCCCG TCAGGAGGGGCGCCGGGCAGCAGGAGGAGGTGTGTGTTATCGATGCCCTGCTGGCCGACATCAGGAAAGGTTTCCAGCTACGGAAGACGGCTCGCAGCCGGGCAGACATGGAAGGGGGCAGCAAGGCTGTGGCAGACTCCGCAAGGGACCGGAAGCCTG CAGCCACCAGCAGCCCCAGAGAAGGCCCCACCCACCCCGCCTCAGAACTGGACCTTGCCTCTGCAGTGGCCAGCGAGCCCCGGGCCTGGGACCTCATGGATGCCACCCTACCCCACCCACAGCCCAGTGCAGAGACAGGCAGTCCTGGGCCCCTGGAGCGGCGTTCTTCCTGGTACATGGATGCCAGCGATTCCCTGGCCACTGAGGACCCCCAGAACCCCCAGCCCTCAGCGGGGCCCTGGCCGGTGGCACTGGGAGATGCTCAGGCCCCGAAGCCCCTCAAGTTCTCCAGTGACAAGCTCCTCAGCACCGCAGATTCAGGCCAAGGGACCAGAGAGCCCACAACCCTGCAGGGTGCGTGCCAGGCTGACGCCAACGCCTTCACACCCAGCACCAGCCTCCTGCCTGCAGGCTCCATTGGGGGAGGGGACGAGGAGGACGTGGCCCCAGAGTCTGCGCTGGACACATCGCTGGACAGGTCCTTCTCCGAGGAGGCAGTGACTGACTCCTCGGGGTCCGGCAGCTTACCGAAGGCCCGGAGTGCCAAGGGAACaggcaggagaaggaagaagcGCCCCTCAAGGAATCAGGAAGGTAATGGGGCTTCTTCCCCCACTTTTCCCTCCCAGAACAGAAGGCGCTATGTGGGCATGTCACGAGGGCTGGGGGCATGGGCCACCAGGGCGCCTGCCTCCCTGCGCCAACTGTCAGCTCCTGCCCCCCAACAATGGGCACTGCAGACCTGA